The following proteins are encoded in a genomic region of Actinomadura sp. NAK00032:
- the accD gene encoding acetyl-CoA carboxylase, carboxyltransferase subunit beta: MALAQRASGSGRADWIVCRRCRTLSHARQVARRLGVCPECGRHAPLSAADRVEQLLDPGSAVRFGPPVGTADPLGFRDSRPYPDRLREARAATGLDEAAICVRGTIDGHPVVAAVMDFRFMGGSLGAGVGDRICLAAETACAERVPLLLVTASGGARMQEGAISLMQLARTSAALAMLDEAGVLTLSLITDPTYGGVAASYATLADVIIAEPGARLGFAGPRVIAQTIRQTLPPGFQTAEHLLEHGGVDIVAPRAELRGTLSRVLAAGRAAAPPADGSGPVPHPASAPSSGAPGEPGAPALVTDFGLLPERPPWETVRRARSLKRPTLRDLLPHLVADFEELHGDRLSDDCSAIVGGVGVFEGRAVLVVGNQKGHTPQELARNDFGMSSPAGYRKAARLMRLAGKLGLPVLTFVDTPGAHPGVEAEERHQAAAIAANLRLMARLPVPIVTVITGEGGSGGALALAVADRVLMLADAVYSVISPEGCAAILWQDPAAAPEAAAALRLDARELLRLGVVDAVVPEPAGGVEDAPRATAARIGEAVRATLRELADRPPGRLLAERLARYRRFAMPPPAAPAARSIPPAAPADPEERH, from the coding sequence GTGGCCCTTGCCCAGAGAGCCTCGGGTTCCGGCCGGGCGGACTGGATCGTCTGCCGCCGCTGCCGGACCCTCAGCCATGCCCGGCAGGTCGCACGCCGCCTGGGGGTGTGCCCCGAGTGCGGGCGGCACGCCCCGCTGAGCGCCGCGGACCGGGTGGAGCAGCTGCTGGATCCGGGGAGCGCCGTCCGCTTCGGCCCCCCGGTCGGCACCGCCGACCCGCTCGGCTTCCGCGACAGCAGGCCCTACCCGGACCGGCTCCGGGAGGCCCGCGCGGCCACCGGCCTGGACGAGGCCGCCATCTGCGTGCGCGGGACGATCGACGGCCACCCGGTGGTCGCCGCCGTCATGGACTTCCGGTTCATGGGCGGCAGCCTCGGCGCGGGGGTGGGCGACCGGATCTGCCTCGCCGCCGAGACGGCGTGCGCCGAGCGGGTGCCGCTGCTCCTCGTCACCGCGTCCGGCGGCGCGCGGATGCAGGAGGGGGCGATCTCCCTCATGCAGCTCGCCCGGACCAGCGCGGCGCTGGCCATGCTCGACGAGGCGGGGGTCCTCACCCTGTCGCTGATCACCGACCCGACGTACGGCGGCGTCGCCGCGTCCTACGCCACGCTCGCCGACGTCATCATCGCCGAGCCCGGCGCCCGGCTGGGCTTCGCCGGTCCGCGCGTCATCGCGCAGACCATCCGGCAGACCCTGCCGCCGGGTTTCCAGACCGCCGAGCACCTGCTCGAACACGGCGGCGTCGACATCGTCGCGCCGCGCGCCGAGCTGCGCGGGACGCTGTCGCGGGTGCTGGCCGCCGGACGGGCCGCCGCTCCCCCGGCGGACGGCTCCGGCCCGGTCCCGCACCCGGCGTCCGCCCCGTCGTCCGGTGCGCCCGGCGAGCCCGGCGCGCCGGCCCTCGTCACCGACTTCGGCCTGCTCCCGGAGCGCCCGCCCTGGGAGACCGTCCGCCGCGCCCGTTCGCTGAAGCGCCCGACGCTGCGGGACCTGCTGCCCCACCTGGTGGCCGACTTCGAGGAACTGCACGGCGACCGGCTCTCCGACGACTGCTCCGCCATCGTCGGCGGCGTGGGGGTGTTCGAGGGCCGGGCCGTGCTGGTGGTCGGCAACCAGAAGGGGCACACCCCGCAGGAGCTCGCCCGGAACGACTTCGGCATGTCCTCGCCCGCCGGCTACCGCAAGGCGGCGCGGCTGATGCGGCTCGCCGGCAAGCTGGGGCTGCCGGTGCTCACGTTCGTCGACACGCCCGGCGCCCATCCCGGCGTCGAGGCCGAGGAGCGGCACCAGGCGGCGGCGATAGCGGCCAACCTGCGGCTGATGGCCCGGCTCCCGGTGCCGATCGTCACCGTGATCACCGGCGAGGGCGGCAGCGGCGGCGCCCTGGCGCTGGCCGTCGCCGACCGCGTGCTCATGCTGGCCGACGCCGTCTACTCCGTCATCAGCCCGGAGGGCTGCGCCGCGATCCTCTGGCAGGATCCCGCCGCCGCGCCCGAGGCGGCGGCGGCGCTGCGGCTCGACGCCCGCGAACTGCTGCGGCTCGGCGTGGTGGACGCGGTCGTCCCCGAGCCCGCGGGCGGCGTCGAGGACGCGCCCCGGGCCACCGCCGCGCGCATCGGCGAGGCGGTGCGCGCGACCCTGCGGGAGCTGGCGGACCGGCCGCCCGGCCGCCTGCTCGCCGAACGGCTGGCCCGGTACCGGCGGTTCGCGATGCCGCCGCCCGCCGCTCCCGCCGCCCGTTCGATCCCCCCTGCCGCGCCGGCAGATCCCGAAGAGAGGCACTGA
- a CDS encoding acetyl-CoA carboxylase biotin carboxyl carrier protein subunit, with the protein MTLTADAVAQRDRDRSSASGTDLIELIEAVRDNAARLLSGVPHPPASLRLRAGAVAVELEWPPDGAGRTAPAAPGGAAGAMAAAPAAAEDGRFPILAPSVGVFYQAPEPDAAPFVSVGDTVAAGQQVGIVEVMKLMLPVEADRAGRVVEIVAGDGAEIEYGEPLLVLTDAARTDAVLTDAAGG; encoded by the coding sequence ATGACGCTTACCGCGGACGCCGTCGCCCAGCGCGACCGAGACCGCAGCTCGGCGAGCGGAACCGACCTGATCGAGCTGATCGAGGCCGTCCGGGACAACGCCGCGCGGCTGCTGTCGGGAGTCCCCCATCCGCCCGCGTCGCTGCGGCTGCGCGCCGGCGCCGTGGCGGTGGAGCTGGAATGGCCGCCGGACGGTGCGGGCCGCACGGCCCCGGCGGCGCCCGGCGGCGCGGCCGGCGCCATGGCCGCCGCGCCGGCGGCGGCCGAGGACGGGCGGTTCCCGATCCTCGCCCCGTCGGTCGGCGTCTTCTACCAGGCGCCCGAACCGGACGCCGCGCCCTTCGTGAGCGTGGGCGACACCGTCGCCGCCGGGCAGCAGGTCGGCATCGTCGAGGTGATGAAGCTGATGCTCCCCGTGGAGGCCGACCGCGCGGGCCGGGTGGTCGAGATCGTGGCCGGCGACGGCGCCGAGATCGAGTACGGCGAGCCGCTCCTGGTCCTCACCGACGCCGCCCGCACAGACGCCGTCCTCACCGACGCCGCCGGGGGCTGA
- a CDS encoding BTAD domain-containing putative transcriptional regulator, translating into MPEAERSVRLELLGRMRVWRDETEVTPGPPKQRAVLGLLAGRVNEVVEIEEIIDAVWGDTVPATASNSVHTYIAGLRKVLEPRRGRRDTGEVLVSTGGGYSLCVPPENIDVERFMELLADARRSLAGGLPAAALREFDAALGLWRGEAYTSVPGPFAETERAHLFELRMTATEEWAGLMLEVGRHPELAAVLTASVAKHPLRERLRWLLMLALYRCGRQARALEVYRETRELLIQELGIEPGPDLRTLHEQILAGSPELLAPVAGGAPALGRPGPRDGGLGEFVALRPAQLPPKARGFTGRTAELGALRAIIDEGMAQPGNKPPLVVIDGVAGSGKTALALTVGHEFIDRFPDGQLFIDLGGFSPGRRPLDAAEALGSLLLSLGVSRRHVPAELEGRTALYRSLLHDRRVLIVLDDALEPEQLRPLVPGGPACVLITSRRRQSGFVARDGAHRVEVAPLELDESISLLTYLIGAERVDGQREDTVRIAEMCGHLPLALRLAAEQLTAHPRMRFAELVERYTPKNSRLDRLAVENDPEATLRSVFGASYRALDAEPARMFRLLGAYGAPVFCVSEAAALAGLPWGSARRVLENLADNHLLDAEGRDNYRFHTLIGTYAAECSRQEPERRRNEALRRVLRYQRARNGFFGGAESILDIDHPAARI; encoded by the coding sequence ATGCCAGAGGCGGAGCGATCGGTGCGGCTGGAGCTGCTCGGCCGGATGCGGGTCTGGCGGGACGAGACCGAGGTGACGCCCGGGCCGCCCAAGCAGCGGGCCGTGCTGGGCCTGCTGGCCGGCCGGGTGAACGAGGTCGTGGAGATCGAGGAGATCATCGACGCCGTCTGGGGCGACACGGTCCCGGCGACCGCCAGCAACAGCGTCCACACCTACATCGCCGGCCTGCGCAAGGTGCTGGAGCCCAGGCGCGGCCGGCGGGACACGGGCGAGGTGCTGGTCTCCACGGGCGGCGGCTACAGCCTGTGCGTCCCGCCGGAGAACATCGACGTCGAGCGGTTCATGGAGCTGCTGGCGGACGCCCGCCGGTCGCTGGCGGGCGGGCTGCCCGCGGCGGCGCTCCGCGAGTTCGACGCGGCGCTCGGCCTGTGGCGGGGGGAGGCGTACACGAGCGTCCCCGGCCCGTTCGCCGAGACCGAGCGCGCCCACCTGTTCGAGCTGCGGATGACGGCGACCGAGGAATGGGCCGGGCTGATGCTGGAGGTGGGCCGGCACCCCGAGCTCGCGGCGGTGCTGACCGCGTCCGTCGCCAAGCACCCGCTCCGGGAGCGGCTGCGCTGGCTGCTCATGCTGGCGCTGTACCGGTGCGGCAGGCAGGCGCGGGCGCTGGAGGTGTACCGCGAGACGCGGGAACTGCTCATCCAGGAGCTCGGCATCGAGCCGGGGCCCGACCTGCGCACGCTGCACGAGCAGATCCTCGCGGGCAGCCCGGAGCTGCTCGCGCCGGTGGCGGGCGGGGCGCCGGCGCTCGGACGGCCGGGGCCGCGGGACGGCGGCCTCGGCGAGTTCGTGGCGCTGCGCCCGGCGCAGCTCCCCCCGAAGGCCCGCGGGTTCACCGGCCGGACGGCGGAGCTCGGCGCGCTGCGGGCGATCATCGACGAGGGGATGGCCCAGCCCGGGAACAAGCCGCCGCTGGTGGTGATCGACGGGGTCGCCGGGAGCGGCAAGACCGCGCTGGCCCTCACGGTCGGGCACGAGTTCATCGACCGGTTCCCGGACGGCCAGCTGTTCATCGACCTCGGCGGCTTCAGCCCGGGGCGCCGCCCGCTGGACGCCGCGGAGGCGCTCGGCTCGCTGCTGCTCAGCCTCGGGGTGAGCCGCAGGCACGTGCCCGCCGAGCTGGAGGGGCGCACGGCGCTGTACCGGAGCCTCCTGCACGACCGGCGGGTGCTGATCGTCCTCGACGACGCGCTCGAACCCGAGCAGCTGCGGCCCCTGGTCCCCGGCGGGCCCGCCTGCGTCCTGATCACCAGCAGGCGGCGGCAGAGCGGCTTCGTGGCGCGGGACGGGGCGCACCGCGTCGAGGTGGCCCCGCTGGAGCTGGACGAGTCGATCAGCCTGCTCACCTACCTGATCGGCGCGGAGCGGGTGGACGGGCAGCGCGAGGACACGGTCCGCATCGCCGAGATGTGCGGGCACCTCCCGCTCGCCCTGCGGCTCGCCGCCGAGCAGCTCACCGCCCACCCCCGGATGCGGTTCGCCGAACTGGTCGAGCGCTACACCCCGAAGAACAGCAGGCTCGACCGGCTCGCGGTGGAGAACGACCCCGAGGCGACGCTGCGGTCGGTCTTCGGGGCCTCGTACCGGGCGCTGGACGCCGAGCCCGCCCGCATGTTCCGGCTGCTGGGCGCGTACGGCGCGCCCGTGTTCTGCGTGTCCGAGGCCGCGGCGCTGGCCGGGCTGCCGTGGGGCTCCGCCCGGCGGGTGCTGGAGAACCTCGCCGACAACCATCTACTGGACGCCGAAGGCCGCGACAACTACCGTTTCCATACGCTGATCGGCACGTACGCCGCCGAGTGCTCGCGGCAGGAACCGGAACGCCGCCGAAATGAGGCGCTGCGCAGGGTGCTCCGCTACCAACGGGCCAGGAATGGCTTCTTCGGCGGCGCCGAGAGCATTCTCGACATTGACCACCCGGCGGCCCGGATCTAG